One Tolypothrix bouteillei VB521301 DNA window includes the following coding sequences:
- a CDS encoding NHLP bacteriocin system secretion protein, producing MAEKDSLFRKESLERLSSPERLDRLMQLVNPLDWLPLTALGSFILIGLVWSVFGRIPITVSGKGVLIQPYQVITFESPISGQLKSLNIKPGQCIEKGHILATIDPTDLKQQLQLQRTKIAELQAQSQSSILLQQQHTMKEKEAIASARASYIQRLRDTQTLTPAFYEKGLNAIREQRISLQQRLKDARGLVPVLKHRFQERQQLLDVGAIAKDTLLQAEQEYKQGRQTVYDIQAQLKQLDVEETEAQQRYLQNLSSVGELQTQLKDLETRSKRIDQENVENLNKNFNQIQEVNRAIAQLEKQILDNSQIVSLNSGCVLETSAFVGQVVSPATPIASVNLRQNNTPLIAISYFSIKDGKQIQPGMTMQITPDSVKRERFGGIVAKITSVPPLPVTKEGANSAIGNPDLAAKILPTGGGDMEVRAEMVLEPSTFSGYRWSSSQGPKLKISAGTTTTVRVKVAEQAPIAYLLPIIREFTGID from the coding sequence ATGGCTGAAAAAGACAGTCTATTTCGCAAGGAATCACTGGAGCGTTTATCTTCTCCAGAAAGATTGGATCGATTAATGCAGTTGGTCAACCCTCTCGATTGGCTACCCTTGACGGCGTTAGGTAGTTTTATCCTCATTGGGTTGGTTTGGAGTGTTTTTGGACGTATTCCCATCACTGTTTCAGGGAAAGGAGTGCTTATTCAACCCTATCAAGTCATCACTTTTGAGTCTCCCATTTCAGGACAATTAAAAAGTCTAAATATCAAACCTGGACAGTGTATTGAAAAAGGACATATCCTAGCTACAATCGATCCCACCGATCTTAAGCAACAGTTGCAATTGCAACGCACGAAAATCGCCGAATTACAAGCACAAAGCCAGTCTTCTATTTTACTTCAGCAACAGCATACAATGAAGGAAAAAGAAGCGATCGCATCTGCAAGGGCTAGTTATATTCAACGGTTGCGGGATACCCAAACACTCACACCTGCGTTTTATGAAAAAGGTTTAAATGCGATCCGCGAACAGCGTATAAGTCTACAACAACGCCTCAAAGATGCTCGGGGTCTTGTTCCCGTACTGAAACACAGATTTCAAGAGCGTCAGCAACTTTTAGATGTAGGAGCAATTGCCAAAGATACTTTATTACAAGCAGAGCAAGAATACAAACAAGGACGCCAAACTGTCTATGATATCCAAGCGCAACTTAAGCAATTAGATGTAGAAGAAACAGAAGCCCAACAGAGATACTTACAAAATCTGAGTTCTGTAGGAGAACTGCAAACGCAATTGAAAGACTTAGAAACTAGGAGTAAACGAATTGACCAGGAAAACGTAGAAAACCTTAATAAAAACTTTAATCAAATTCAAGAAGTCAATCGAGCGATCGCTCAACTAGAAAAACAAATATTAGATAATAGCCAAATTGTCAGTCTTAATAGTGGTTGTGTCTTGGAAACCTCTGCTTTCGTTGGTCAAGTTGTCAGTCCCGCGACTCCCATTGCATCTGTGAATCTTCGACAAAATAACACCCCATTGATAGCCATTTCCTACTTTAGCATCAAAGATGGCAAGCAGATTCAACCAGGAATGACTATGCAAATTACCCCCGACTCGGTGAAAAGAGAACGCTTTGGCGGTATTGTTGCTAAAATCACTTCGGTTCCTCCCTTACCTGTCACTAAAGAAGGTGCAAATTCTGCGATCGGCAATCCCGATTTAGCAGCCAAAATTTTACCAACTGGTGGCGGAGATATGGAAGTGCGAGCAGAGATGGTACTTGAGCCGTCTACCTTTAGTGGCTATCGTTGGTCTTCCTCCCAAGGACCAAAATTAAAAATTTCTGCGGGAACGACTACCACCGTGCGGGTAAAAGTAGCAGAACAAGCACCGATCGCTTATCTCTTACCAATTATACGTGAATTTACTGGCATTGACTAA
- a CDS encoding CHASE2 domain-containing protein produces MWRSIKIQIWRWRGILIATPSAVIVVLLLRLSGLLQMLELAALDRMFSLRSLEPVDSRIVIVEINESDVQKLGKRGHWPIPDGLLAKILENIKQHKPSAIGLDLYRDLPVGSGHDSLVKVFESTPNLVGVQKVAESDDSSAVAPPPVLKKLGQVGANDFPLDGDGKVRRSLLYLADKNGENVFSFAFKLAYLYLHERDVYVGQTDNFLVKTGDTIYPLFQGNDGGYVRAEDQGYQVLINYRHSKQNFQRISIIDVLENHTPKDLLKGRIVLIGPTAESLKDLFYTPYSSTVLTAPKRMAGVAIHSHALSQILSATLDNRPLIKTWNKPQEWLWISLWSLIGSALIWQQRYSGSSKRRSLFPPLSLFLAVCCLIGSSYLAFLAGWWIPIVPPLMALIGAGIAVTAYIAWTAGAIRKTFGRYLTDEVVANLLENPEGLKLGGERKKITILTSDLRGFTATSERLPAEEVIKIINLYLGYMADVITQYQGTIDEFMGDGILVLFGAPIAREDDAKRAIACAVAMQLAMSSVNQKMQHMGLPKLEMGIGINTAEVVVGNIGSEKRTKYGIIGSQVNLTYRIESYTVGGQIFVSDSTVNEAGSIVKIIGSKKVQAKGVKQPIEIHEVGGIAGEYNLYLEQEEEIFLQLLAPISLKYAILDGKDVDSSIRMGKLVKLSEKGGQIYFDSIENSLKVQPFTNLKINFFLSEESTVSEDTYAKVLDKAAESNSFYIRFTNIPSEVATQLNSMQSGFASP; encoded by the coding sequence ATGTGGCGTTCAATTAAAATACAAATTTGGCGATGGCGCGGGATATTAATTGCTACTCCCAGTGCAGTCATAGTTGTATTACTCCTGCGCTTGAGTGGACTATTGCAGATGTTGGAATTAGCTGCATTAGATCGAATGTTTTCGTTGCGTTCTCTGGAGCCTGTTGACTCGCGCATTGTCATTGTAGAAATTAATGAATCAGATGTCCAAAAACTTGGTAAGCGCGGTCATTGGCCTATACCTGATGGTTTATTAGCAAAAATTTTAGAAAATATAAAACAACACAAACCTAGCGCGATAGGTCTCGATCTCTATCGAGATTTACCAGTAGGCTCCGGTCATGATTCTTTAGTGAAAGTCTTTGAGTCTACACCCAATTTAGTTGGCGTGCAAAAAGTTGCTGAGAGTGATGATAGTTCAGCAGTTGCACCACCACCAGTGCTCAAAAAACTGGGACAGGTAGGTGCAAATGATTTTCCTTTAGATGGAGATGGTAAAGTTCGGCGGAGTTTGCTGTATTTAGCCGATAAAAATGGGGAGAATGTATTTAGTTTTGCTTTTAAACTAGCATATCTCTATCTGCACGAGCGCGATGTTTATGTCGGACAAACAGATAATTTTTTAGTGAAAACAGGAGATACTATCTATCCGTTATTTCAAGGCAATGATGGCGGTTATGTTAGAGCAGAAGACCAAGGGTATCAGGTTCTTATAAATTATCGTCATTCCAAGCAGAATTTTCAGCGTATCTCCATTATAGATGTGTTAGAAAATCACACTCCAAAGGATTTACTCAAGGGACGCATTGTATTGATTGGTCCCACAGCCGAAAGTCTCAAAGACCTATTCTATACACCTTATAGCAGCACTGTCTTAACAGCACCCAAACGCATGGCTGGAGTAGCTATTCACAGCCATGCGCTCAGTCAAATTTTAAGTGCGACTTTAGATAACCGACCCTTAATTAAAACGTGGAATAAGCCCCAGGAATGGTTGTGGATTTCTCTGTGGTCATTGATTGGCTCAGCATTGATATGGCAACAAAGATATAGCGGTAGTTCTAAAAGGCGATCGCTATTTCCCCCTCTGAGTCTTTTCCTAGCGGTATGCTGTCTTATAGGTAGTAGTTATCTCGCTTTTCTTGCTGGGTGGTGGATTCCTATTGTCCCACCGTTAATGGCATTAATAGGTGCGGGAATTGCTGTGACAGCTTATATAGCCTGGACTGCGGGAGCTATTCGCAAAACTTTTGGTCGTTACCTTACCGATGAAGTAGTCGCAAATTTGTTAGAAAATCCTGAAGGCTTAAAGCTGGGTGGAGAACGCAAAAAAATTACTATTCTCACTTCCGATTTAAGAGGTTTTACTGCGACCTCTGAAAGATTACCTGCTGAAGAAGTTATCAAAATTATTAACCTTTATTTGGGATATATGGCAGATGTCATTACTCAATATCAAGGGACTATAGATGAGTTTATGGGTGATGGCATTTTAGTTTTATTTGGCGCTCCCATTGCTAGAGAAGATGATGCTAAGAGAGCCATAGCTTGTGCTGTAGCGATGCAATTAGCAATGTCATCTGTGAATCAAAAAATGCAGCACATGGGTTTACCAAAATTGGAAATGGGGATTGGGATCAATACAGCAGAGGTAGTAGTTGGTAATATTGGTTCAGAAAAACGGACTAAATATGGAATTATCGGGAGTCAAGTTAATTTAACTTATCGTATTGAATCTTATACAGTCGGCGGACAGATTTTTGTTTCCGACTCAACTGTTAATGAGGCTGGTTCTATTGTCAAAATTATTGGTTCTAAAAAAGTACAAGCAAAAGGAGTGAAACAACCAATAGAGATACATGAAGTAGGTGGAATTGCTGGTGAATACAATTTGTACCTGGAGCAAGAAGAAGAGATATTTTTGCAACTTCTAGCACCAATTTCCCTAAAATATGCAATCTTAGATGGCAAAGATGTAGATAGCAGTATCAGGATGGGGAAGTTAGTAAAACTATCAGAAAAGGGGGGACAAATTTATTTTGATTCAATAGAAAACTCCTTAAAAGTACAACCATTTACTAATTTAAAGATAAATTTTTTCTTATCTGAAGAAAGCACGGTGAGCGAAGATACTTATGCTAAAGTCTTGGACAAAGCAGCAGAATCTAATAGTTTTTATATTCGCTTTACCAATATACCATCAGAAGTGGCAACTCAATTGAATAGTATGCAGTCGGGATTCGCTTCTCCTTAA
- a CDS encoding DUF928 domain-containing protein, whose amino-acid sequence MNWKKKFINLITIPVSLVLATISSSSQVGRSESPVTLRWDNWQISQNFIPPNRKAPQTTAGGGSRGDSCDLASQEKLIPLIPASKLGLTLAERPTFYWFVPQITAQTAHLSLLDNNNIVYETTVKLPNKPGIIGFTLPSNTPALKVGKQYHWYFAIACNSEESEKEMAVDGWVERIPTTPALSQQLAKTNPKQLSQMYAKTGIWYEALHTIVQQRLANPRERTILANWQTFLESVGLKNLVSQPLVASNTIKTK is encoded by the coding sequence ATGAATTGGAAAAAAAAGTTTATAAATCTTATAACAATTCCAGTTTCTTTGGTATTAGCAACGATCTCTAGTTCTTCTCAAGTAGGAAGATCTGAATCACCAGTGACTTTAAGATGGGATAACTGGCAAATAAGTCAGAACTTCATACCACCAAACCGCAAAGCTCCACAGACTACAGCAGGTGGGGGAAGTCGCGGTGATTCCTGCGATTTAGCAAGTCAAGAAAAGTTAATTCCTTTAATACCTGCAAGTAAGTTAGGTTTAACTTTAGCTGAACGTCCGACTTTTTATTGGTTTGTACCGCAAATAACTGCACAAACAGCTCACTTATCCCTGCTAGATAACAACAATATAGTCTACGAAACAACTGTTAAACTTCCTAACAAACCGGGAATTATTGGCTTTACTCTCCCATCTAATACACCTGCTCTCAAAGTTGGCAAACAATACCATTGGTATTTTGCCATCGCTTGCAATTCCGAAGAATCAGAGAAAGAGATGGCTGTTGATGGATGGGTAGAACGTATCCCAACAACTCCTGCTTTATCACAGCAGCTAGCCAAAACAAATCCCAAACAACTCTCCCAAATGTATGCTAAGACAGGTATTTGGTATGAAGCGTTACATACTATAGTGCAGCAACGTCTTGCTAACCCCAGGGAGCGCACGATTCTAGCTAATTGGCAAACATTTTTAGAGTCAGTCGGCTTAAAAAACTTAGTTTCGCAACCGTTGGTAGCTAGCAACACTATTAAAACTAAATAG
- a CDS encoding cyclic nucleotide-binding domain-containing protein → MSGQLLTHFPNFAVFKDRDIAWMINIGKYTEYRTGEILLREGQEIIDTVEILLEGALSIGVSPTGNIEDAVEIERVTAGEVVEFLSFIDNRPPSSTCTALEPSRVLSLPRHLLIKKLENDTEFAARFYQMLSIFLSKQLRKLTDFLIKNKVVPGEPLRKVLFVFAILNDADIDWMIARGVRMKVHSGTVLIEEGQPPEALYILLDGKLGIFVTSQQTESGQKEIATSVKGEILGEMSFVEMTTASATVKAAESAVLLALPKHILMEKLKQDTGFTARFYRAIAVVLADRIRDRLFRRGFGKLAYQLDPVLTEDIEVEDELDLDTLDNTALAGARFDWMIKRLNRQ, encoded by the coding sequence ATGAGCGGACAATTGCTAACTCATTTTCCTAATTTTGCGGTTTTTAAGGATCGCGATATTGCTTGGATGATAAATATCGGTAAATATACGGAATACCGTACTGGTGAAATTCTGCTTCGAGAAGGTCAAGAAATTATTGACACAGTGGAAATTCTATTAGAAGGAGCATTGAGTATTGGTGTTTCTCCTACAGGAAATATAGAAGATGCTGTTGAAATTGAGCGCGTAACAGCTGGCGAAGTTGTAGAATTTCTATCTTTTATAGATAATCGTCCTCCATCTAGCACTTGTACCGCCTTAGAACCCTCACGGGTATTATCGTTACCCAGACATTTATTAATTAAAAAATTGGAGAACGATACAGAATTTGCTGCCCGTTTTTATCAAATGTTATCTATTTTTCTGTCGAAGCAGTTGCGAAAATTAACTGATTTTCTTATTAAAAACAAAGTAGTACCGGGAGAACCGTTACGCAAAGTTTTATTTGTCTTTGCTATCTTGAATGATGCTGATATTGATTGGATGATTGCTCGAGGCGTTAGAATGAAAGTTCATTCTGGGACGGTGCTTATAGAGGAAGGTCAACCGCCAGAAGCCTTATATATATTGTTAGATGGAAAATTAGGTATTTTTGTAACCAGCCAACAGACTGAATCGGGACAAAAAGAAATTGCTACATCAGTCAAGGGTGAAATTTTGGGAGAAATGTCCTTTGTAGAAATGACAACCGCCTCCGCTACAGTCAAAGCAGCAGAATCTGCTGTATTATTGGCACTACCAAAGCACATCCTCATGGAAAAATTAAAACAAGATACAGGATTTACAGCCAGGTTTTATCGAGCGATCGCGGTAGTGTTAGCGGATAGAATTCGCGATCGGTTATTCCGCCGGGGATTTGGCAAACTAGCCTACCAACTAGACCCAGTTTTAACAGAAGATATTGAAGTTGAAGATGAACTTGACTTAGATACCCTAGACAATACCGCCCTAGCAGGTGCTAGATTTGACTGGATGATTAAACGCCTCAATAGGCAATAA
- a CDS encoding NHLP bacteriocin export ABC transporter permease/ATPase subunit, which yields MNDSKLLLTGNQSLVFDNTQTFWQVESGAIALFAIPIHQGFEGVRRYLFTVRAGEALFGIAAKTHKILAVSMEDSLLWQLTVESEEKCEPEKFLELVQIWRKHICSCAGDRAVISPVFSYPEKLNSWDTIQVALNELHSDFCQILMQIEQEELTAKWQQFQAREQLNHQAKVGALGNLAAVLKPKQAEFLQSETPLLIATGAVGKALGIKILPPARSEDMNRIKEPLEAIARASRIRIRRVLLNDKWWQKDTGPLLAYTQQDNRPVAVLPVGARKYEIFDPNHTRIPVNNDTAQTLAPFAYVFYRPLPDKHLTAIDLLVFAFQGQIKEVLVILLTGTIATLLGMLTPLATAVLIDSAIPDADRGLLVQIALGLFAASIGTIIFQIAQGFSTLRLDTKASIDSQAALWDRLLNLRVSFFREYSIGDLQSRVSVITQIRQKLSDTVLRTIFTSVFSLLNLGLLFVYSSQLALVVVGVALVTIVFTTVSGVLNRQKLRPLEEIEGDIFGFTVQMVAGVSKLRVTSAEDRAFAYWAKKYSQQLKLKLSTEFIEDILAIFNTIMPTVSSIIIFWLAVTFITQAPSAGDAGLSTGKFLAFNSAFAIFIVGTTQLSNTIVSILDISIFWERAKPIFQAQSEIDLSKSDPGRLTGKVKVDRVTFRYREDGPLNLADVTIQAQPGEFIALVGPSGSGKSTLIRLLLGFETPKDGTIYYDGQDLSGLDISAVRRQIGVVLQNGRINSASIFENISSGALVTMEEAWEAARMAGFAEDIQSMPMEMHTVISEGGTNLSGGQRQRLLIARALVLKPKILIFDEATSALDNRTQAIVSTSLDNLGVTRIVIAHRLSTIQNADRIYVIEAGRVVQQGKFEELVNQEGLFANLMARQM from the coding sequence ATGAATGATTCCAAATTACTATTGACAGGTAATCAGTCCTTAGTATTCGACAATACTCAAACATTTTGGCAGGTTGAATCAGGTGCGATCGCTCTGTTTGCCATTCCCATTCACCAAGGATTTGAGGGGGTCCGCCGCTATCTGTTTACTGTCCGTGCGGGGGAAGCATTGTTTGGGATAGCTGCTAAGACGCATAAGATTTTAGCGGTATCTATGGAAGATAGTTTATTATGGCAACTGACTGTAGAGAGTGAGGAGAAATGCGAGCCAGAAAAGTTTCTCGAGTTAGTGCAGATTTGGAGGAAACATATCTGTAGTTGTGCAGGCGATCGCGCCGTGATTTCCCCCGTGTTTTCCTATCCTGAAAAACTGAATAGTTGGGACACTATCCAAGTGGCTCTCAACGAACTCCATAGCGATTTCTGCCAAATTTTAATGCAAATAGAACAGGAGGAGTTAACCGCAAAATGGCAGCAATTCCAAGCACGAGAACAACTTAATCATCAAGCAAAAGTTGGTGCTTTAGGTAATTTGGCAGCAGTCCTCAAGCCAAAACAAGCGGAATTTTTGCAATCAGAGACACCTCTTTTAATTGCTACAGGTGCGGTAGGCAAAGCATTAGGAATAAAGATTTTGCCCCCTGCACGTTCCGAAGATATGAATCGGATTAAAGAACCCCTAGAAGCGATCGCTCGTGCATCGCGCATTCGTATCAGGCGGGTTTTACTGAACGATAAATGGTGGCAAAAAGATACTGGACCCCTCTTGGCATATACACAGCAAGATAACCGTCCTGTAGCAGTGCTACCGGTGGGTGCAAGAAAATACGAAATTTTTGACCCAAATCATACTCGCATTCCTGTAAATAACGATACTGCCCAAACACTAGCTCCCTTTGCCTATGTGTTTTATCGTCCCCTACCCGACAAACATCTCACTGCTATCGATCTGTTAGTATTTGCTTTCCAAGGACAAATCAAAGAAGTGCTCGTCATTCTCCTGACAGGTACAATCGCCACATTACTGGGGATGTTAACTCCCTTAGCAACTGCCGTTCTCATTGATTCTGCTATTCCCGACGCAGACCGAGGTTTATTAGTACAAATCGCCTTGGGTCTTTTTGCCGCCAGTATCGGCACAATAATTTTTCAAATTGCTCAAGGTTTTTCCACCCTAAGACTGGATACTAAAGCCAGTATAGACTCCCAAGCAGCCCTCTGGGATAGATTATTAAATTTGCGAGTATCTTTCTTTCGTGAATATTCTATTGGGGATTTACAATCTCGTGTTTCCGTTATCACTCAGATTCGTCAGAAACTCAGTGACACAGTACTACGCACAATTTTTACAAGTGTCTTTTCCTTACTCAATTTGGGATTGTTGTTTGTTTACAGTTCTCAATTGGCTTTAGTGGTAGTAGGAGTAGCACTGGTGACAATCGTCTTTACCACCGTCTCCGGCGTACTGAACCGTCAAAAGTTGCGTCCTTTAGAAGAAATCGAGGGAGATATTTTTGGCTTTACAGTACAGATGGTTGCTGGCGTGTCTAAACTCCGTGTCACCAGTGCAGAAGACCGCGCCTTTGCTTATTGGGCAAAAAAGTACAGTCAACAGCTAAAACTCAAATTGAGTACAGAATTCATTGAAGATATCTTAGCTATATTTAATACCATTATGCCAACTGTCAGTTCAATAATTATCTTTTGGTTGGCGGTCACGTTTATAACTCAAGCCCCGTCTGCAGGGGATGCAGGATTATCTACAGGTAAATTTTTAGCATTTAACTCAGCCTTTGCCATATTTATTGTTGGAACAACGCAATTAAGTAATACTATAGTCAGCATTTTGGATATCAGCATTTTCTGGGAACGGGCAAAGCCCATCTTTCAAGCTCAATCGGAAATTGACCTTAGCAAAAGCGATCCGGGACGATTAACGGGTAAAGTTAAAGTCGATCGCGTAACGTTCCGTTACCGAGAAGACGGTCCCTTGAATTTAGCTGATGTCACCATTCAGGCACAACCAGGAGAATTTATTGCTTTAGTAGGACCTTCTGGTAGTGGTAAATCCACACTTATCAGGCTGTTGTTGGGATTTGAAACGCCCAAAGATGGGACGATTTACTACGATGGGCAGGATTTATCAGGGCTAGATATATCTGCAGTACGGCGGCAAATTGGTGTAGTGCTGCAAAACGGGCGGATTAATAGCGCCTCGATTTTTGAAAATATTTCTAGTGGCGCATTGGTGACAATGGAAGAAGCTTGGGAAGCAGCACGCATGGCTGGTTTTGCTGAAGATATTCAGTCAATGCCAATGGAAATGCACACGGTTATTTCCGAAGGAGGGACAAACCTGTCTGGCGGACAAAGACAGCGACTATTAATTGCCCGTGCTTTAGTATTAAAACCTAAAATTCTTATTTTTGATGAAGCGACCAGTGCCTTAGATAATCGCACCCAAGCTATCGTTAGTACCAGCTTAGACAATTTGGGAGTAACACGCATCGTTATTGCCCATCGCCTCAGCACTATCCAGAACGCCGACCGAATTTATGTCATTGAAGCTGGGCGAGTTGTTCAACAAGGTAAATTTGAGGAATTAGTCAATCAAGAAGGATTATTTGCAAATTTAATGGCACGGCAGATGTAG